One part of the Solea solea chromosome 1, fSolSol10.1, whole genome shotgun sequence genome encodes these proteins:
- the LOC131472304 gene encoding protein Niban 2-like: MLKNVEHMEKIAMLAFHPVKMHSCYEKEVNLSLEGLQQQFDMFEQILHQSLESQGTEELCKIIQHCQDRVIKVIHKENRLVHQILA; encoded by the exons cacatggagaagatcgccatgctggctttccatccagttaagatgcacagctgctatgagaaggaggtgaacctgagccttgagggtctgcagcaacagtttgac atgtttgagcagatccttcatcagagtctcgagtctcagggtacagaggagctgtgtaagatcatccagcactgccaggacagagtcattaaggtaatacacaaagaaaacaggcttgtgcatcaaattcttgcataa